The proteins below are encoded in one region of Methanofollis aquaemaris:
- a CDS encoding AAA family ATPase encodes MATELQEILQPYILRFKQDFPELEETTSIQGKTGLERREYVKNSVQRLFSEDTVDHITEDELVDLLDSTTAMFGYIYDSTTLLEGVGLDTFLTKMKYLLYGGGDLADRYAAFINGTKNVGPALTSELLCSFSPDEYACLNGTAEKALKILGLDTMTAPKTGRRCGEYYLEFNEIAGKILAEIREDADPLLQNADYSTLDYFLYSVATVNFWKIAPGKNSENWDLCKSENVIAVGGEELVIPYGESIFDLSLEELKEKYAEKAPESSERSISNQMGQYYCFLHDIRVGDLVLANRGYQGVHGWGVVVSGPKVQKQWKYPTYHEVKWRSTDETIVDLKKCKRNFQNTTVGLSFKEFYSIVEADGVLRTENYWVYLPPSLTDGPCAPFEDWREEGVVGLPYRTLAEKYGDELLEFSDPETFRKMIGDDPDKDPMNAILAYTFLFTLQEGDTMLISRGLQTAVGQVVVVSEPEIDPDREYPISREAEWEIFENEVSIPSDLQHELIDKRLVRIEKAEYEALFHQDADTMNHPEFTKMNRLLRAKNQVILYGPPGTGKTYTAQRYIAAHNAGTRAFVTFHPSFAYEDFIEGLRPRTDDEGRICYEIDDGIFKTFCRDAFNALMNEAGLERRWEKGRSVPALSPEEKADALAARERVPFFMVIDEINRGDIPRIFGELITLLEKDKRLCTENELVTTLPYSKTDFGIPPNLFIIGTMNTADRSIALLDIALRRRFGFIEVMPDYEVLEEMLDSDDPAVQEIFDLAVDALREVNARITRNYDRDHQIGHSYLMKLQGCTTRDEAVEGLRTTWECEVIPLLQEYFYDSPQKLRECLGSDVGMPDDEEEFLRALSTLSPNENQV; translated from the coding sequence TTGGCTACAGAACTCCAGGAAATACTTCAACCCTACATCCTCAGGTTTAAACAGGACTTCCCTGAACTTGAAGAAACAACATCAATTCAGGGGAAGACCGGGCTTGAAAGACGTGAATATGTAAAAAACAGTGTCCAGAGATTATTTTCAGAAGACACCGTCGACCACATCACAGAGGACGAACTCGTCGACCTCCTTGACTCTACCACGGCGATGTTTGGTTACATCTATGACAGCACCACCCTTCTGGAGGGTGTCGGGCTGGATACCTTCCTGACAAAGATGAAATACCTCCTGTATGGGGGTGGCGACCTTGCCGATCGGTATGCTGCGTTCATCAACGGCACAAAAAATGTCGGCCCTGCATTGACATCTGAACTCCTCTGCTCATTCTCCCCGGATGAATATGCATGCCTGAACGGGACCGCGGAGAAGGCCCTGAAGATCCTCGGACTCGACACCATGACCGCTCCAAAGACCGGGAGAAGGTGCGGTGAATACTACCTGGAGTTCAATGAGATCGCCGGCAAGATCCTCGCTGAGATTAGAGAAGACGCTGATCCACTCTTGCAAAATGCCGACTACTCGACCCTTGATTACTTCCTCTACTCGGTCGCCACGGTCAATTTCTGGAAGATCGCTCCGGGGAAAAATTCGGAAAATTGGGATCTCTGCAAATCCGAGAATGTCATTGCCGTCGGCGGGGAAGAACTGGTCATACCCTATGGCGAGTCGATCTTCGATCTCAGTCTGGAAGAACTGAAAGAAAAATATGCCGAGAAAGCGCCGGAGAGTTCAGAAAGGAGCATCAGCAACCAGATGGGCCAATACTACTGTTTTCTCCATGATATCAGGGTCGGTGATCTCGTCCTTGCAAATCGGGGTTATCAGGGCGTTCACGGCTGGGGCGTCGTCGTCTCGGGTCCGAAAGTACAGAAACAATGGAAATATCCAACCTATCATGAGGTGAAGTGGAGATCCACCGACGAGACGATCGTTGACTTAAAAAAATGCAAGCGGAATTTCCAGAATACAACTGTAGGACTTTCGTTCAAAGAATTTTATTCCATTGTTGAGGCAGACGGTGTCCTTCGGACAGAAAATTACTGGGTCTATCTCCCTCCCTCTCTGACAGACGGCCCCTGTGCACCCTTTGAAGACTGGAGAGAGGAGGGAGTCGTCGGTCTCCCATACCGGACACTTGCCGAGAAATACGGGGATGAACTGCTTGAGTTCTCTGATCCTGAGACCTTCAGGAAAATGATCGGGGACGACCCTGACAAAGACCCGATGAACGCCATCCTGGCCTATACCTTCCTCTTCACCCTGCAGGAAGGTGATACCATGCTCATCAGCAGAGGCCTGCAGACAGCCGTCGGTCAGGTCGTGGTCGTCTCTGAACCTGAGATTGACCCTGACAGAGAATACCCTATCTCCCGCGAGGCGGAGTGGGAAATCTTTGAGAATGAAGTTTCCATCCCCTCAGACCTCCAGCACGAACTCATCGATAAAAGATTGGTCAGGATCGAAAAAGCGGAGTATGAAGCATTGTTCCACCAGGACGCAGACACCATGAACCATCCGGAATTCACAAAAATGAACCGGTTGCTCAGGGCCAAAAACCAGGTGATCCTCTACGGCCCGCCGGGCACCGGCAAGACCTACACGGCACAGCGGTACATTGCCGCACACAACGCCGGGACACGCGCCTTCGTCACCTTCCACCCCTCCTTCGCCTACGAAGATTTCATCGAAGGACTCAGGCCGCGGACCGACGACGAAGGCCGGATCTGCTACGAGATCGATGACGGGATCTTCAAGACATTCTGCAGGGACGCCTTCAACGCCCTGATGAACGAAGCCGGTCTGGAGCGTCGGTGGGAGAAGGGCAGGAGCGTGCCGGCACTCTCGCCCGAAGAGAAGGCAGATGCCCTCGCCGCCCGCGAACGCGTTCCCTTCTTCATGGTCATCGACGAGATCAACCGCGGCGACATCCCCAGGATCTTCGGCGAGTTGATCACCCTTCTTGAGAAAGACAAGAGACTCTGCACCGAGAACGAACTCGTCACCACCCTTCCGTACTCAAAGACCGACTTCGGCATCCCGCCAAACCTCTTCATCATCGGGACGATGAACACCGCCGACCGCTCGATCGCCCTCCTCGACATCGCCCTGAGGCGGCGGTTCGGCTTCATCGAGGTGATGCCCGACTACGAGGTGCTGGAGGAGATGCTCGACAGCGACGATCCGGCCGTGCAGGAAATATTCGACCTCGCCGTCGACGCCCTCAGGGAGGTGAACGCCCGTATCACCAGGAACTACGACCGCGACCACCAGATCGGCCACAGTTATCTGATGAAACTCCAGGGGTGCACAACGCGGGACGAGGCGGTCGAGGGCCTCCGGACCACCTGGGAGTGCGAGGTCATCCCTCTCCTCCAGGAGTACTTCTACGACTCGCCGCAGAAACTCAGGGAGTGTCTCGGTTCTGACGTCGGCATGCCGGACGACGAAGAGGAGTTTCTCAGGGCGCTCTCCACTCTATCCCCCAACGAGAACCAGGTATGA
- a CDS encoding molybdenum cofactor biosynthesis protein MoaE encodes MITITHDEIDAGALIRAAQTPEMGALVTFVGVVRDDDGLETMELEAYEEAAHEELSTIRDEAMERYAIDSVDIVHRIGRLEVGETILVIVVGAGHRKEAFPACEYVIDRLKQTVPIWKKEYRAGGDEWVAGETQKSA; translated from the coding sequence ATGATCACGATCACACATGACGAGATCGACGCCGGTGCGCTGATCCGGGCGGCACAGACGCCTGAGATGGGCGCGCTGGTCACTTTTGTCGGGGTTGTCAGGGACGACGACGGGCTTGAGACGATGGAACTCGAAGCCTACGAGGAGGCGGCACACGAAGAACTCTCGACGATCCGGGACGAGGCGATGGAGCGATATGCCATCGACTCGGTGGACATCGTCCACCGGATCGGGCGACTCGAGGTCGGCGAGACGATCCTGGTCATCGTCGTCGGCGCCGGACACCGGAAGGAGGCATTTCCCGCCTGCGAGTACGTCATCGATCGGCTCAAGCAGACGGTGCCGATCTGGAAGAAAGAGTACAGGGCCGGCGGCGACGAGTGGGTGGCCGGCGAGACACAGAAGAGTGCTTGA
- a CDS encoding heavy metal translocating P-type ATPase — translation MPGSEGCSCRACGHAEEERPGRREVVLIAGAAVLLAAGLFVDWTTPYGNAALLLFVLSALAAGYDLLKNALRSLVRLRFTMEVLIAIAAVGAFLIGHAEEGASVLVLFAAAELLEAHAADRARRSVSELFSLAPVNTLVRRDGRWRKVEVHEVAVGEVVLVRPGDQVPLDGVVASGASSVNQAALTGESLPATKGVGDEVFAGTQNLEGSLEVEVTRRDTESTLARVAAYVEEAQQRRSGAEKFIERFARIYTPTVIAGALAVTALLPLIFGIPFADSVYRALSLLVIACPCALALSTPVSMVSGITAAARQGILIKGSDYLETVGKARTVVFDKTGTLTTGRLEVAAVLASDDTGEEEVLKTAAALEARSAHPIAAAIMERARTAGVAAGPVEGFVAVPGAGVRGVVGSRECALGNRRLFPDMSTGEWEKKARNLEGRGLTVVFVGVGGRVVGLIGLMDAIREDAARTVADLRAQGIRTVMLTGDNEEVAAAVAGRLGIDEYQAALLPVDKMQVVEDLTARLGPVVMVGDGVNDAPALARADVGVAMGAIGSDIAIETADIVLMNDQVGGISTLMTLSKKTMRVVRQNVAISIVVKTGIAILAVPGLVTLWMAVAFGDMGLSFAVIANALRIPWERR, via the coding sequence ATGCCAGGGAGTGAGGGCTGCAGCTGCAGGGCCTGCGGCCATGCCGAAGAGGAGAGACCGGGACGGCGGGAGGTCGTGCTCATCGCGGGAGCCGCCGTGCTCCTCGCCGCAGGCCTCTTTGTCGACTGGACAACCCCGTACGGGAACGCGGCCCTTCTGCTCTTCGTCCTCTCCGCGCTCGCCGCCGGGTACGACCTCCTGAAAAACGCCCTCCGCTCACTCGTAAGGCTCAGGTTCACGATGGAAGTCCTCATCGCCATCGCAGCCGTGGGGGCCTTTCTGATCGGACACGCCGAGGAAGGAGCGAGCGTTCTCGTCCTCTTTGCCGCGGCCGAACTCCTTGAGGCCCATGCGGCGGATCGGGCGCGTCGCTCGGTCTCTGAACTCTTCTCCCTGGCACCGGTGAACACCCTGGTGCGCCGGGATGGAAGATGGAGAAAGGTGGAGGTGCACGAGGTCGCGGTCGGTGAGGTCGTGCTGGTCAGACCCGGCGATCAGGTGCCCCTCGACGGCGTCGTGGCGTCGGGGGCCTCCTCGGTGAACCAGGCGGCCCTGACCGGTGAGAGTCTCCCGGCTACAAAAGGAGTGGGAGACGAGGTCTTTGCCGGCACGCAGAACCTTGAGGGTTCTCTGGAGGTGGAGGTGACGCGGCGCGATACCGAGAGCACCCTTGCGCGTGTCGCCGCCTACGTGGAGGAGGCGCAGCAGCGGCGGTCAGGGGCCGAGAAGTTCATCGAGCGGTTCGCACGAATCTACACGCCGACGGTTATCGCCGGCGCCCTTGCCGTCACCGCTCTCCTGCCCCTCATCTTCGGGATCCCGTTCGCCGACTCGGTCTACCGCGCCCTCTCCCTCCTGGTCATCGCCTGCCCCTGCGCCCTCGCCCTCTCGACCCCGGTCTCGATGGTCTCCGGGATCACCGCCGCGGCCAGACAGGGGATCCTGATCAAGGGGAGCGACTATCTTGAGACGGTGGGGAAGGCCAGGACCGTGGTCTTCGACAAGACCGGCACCCTCACCACCGGCCGGTTGGAGGTGGCCGCCGTCCTGGCGTCTGACGATACCGGTGAAGAGGAGGTGCTCAAAACCGCCGCCGCCCTGGAGGCGAGGTCGGCCCACCCGATCGCCGCGGCGATCATGGAAAGGGCACGGACGGCCGGGGTCGCGGCCGGACCGGTCGAGGGGTTTGTTGCCGTCCCCGGCGCCGGGGTGCGGGGCGTCGTCGGGAGTAGGGAGTGTGCCCTCGGAAACCGTCGTCTCTTCCCCGATATGAGCACAGGAGAGTGGGAGAAAAAAGCCCGGAACCTTGAAGGCCGCGGCCTGACCGTCGTCTTCGTCGGTGTCGGCGGTCGGGTGGTCGGGCTGATCGGTTTGATGGACGCGATCCGGGAGGACGCCGCCAGGACCGTCGCCGACCTGCGTGCGCAGGGTATCAGGACCGTGATGCTCACCGGGGACAACGAAGAGGTCGCGGCGGCGGTCGCCGGGCGCCTCGGGATCGATGAGTATCAGGCCGCCCTCCTCCCGGTGGACAAGATGCAGGTCGTCGAAGACCTGACCGCACGCCTCGGACCGGTGGTCATGGTCGGCGACGGCGTCAACGACGCTCCGGCCCTCGCCCGCGCCGACGTCGGGGTTGCGATGGGCGCGATCGGTTCCGACATCGCCATCGAAACCGCCGACATCGTGCTGATGAACGATCAGGTCGGCGGGATCAGCACGCTCATGACGCTGAGCAAAAAGACGATGCGGGTGGTCCGTCAGAACGTCGCCATCTCCATCGTGGTGAAAACCGGAATCGCCATCCTCGCGGTGCCCGGCCTCGTCACCCTCTGGATGGCGGTGGCATTCGGGGACATGGGGCTCTCGTTTGCAGTCATCGCCAACGCCCTCAGGATCCCCTGGGAGAGGAGGTGA
- a CDS encoding ArsR/SmtB family transcription factor, with protein MRDTCVVRCIHQDAVEEARDHLIDDRTCRTVTEIFRLLGDDTRLRILLALNCRELCVCDLSVLLNLSQSAVSHQLRLLRGADLVKFRREGKVVYYSLADDHVIDLLSVGIEHARE; from the coding sequence ATGCGAGACACCTGTGTGGTCAGGTGCATCCATCAGGATGCTGTCGAAGAAGCCAGAGACCATCTCATCGATGACCGGACCTGCCGGACCGTCACCGAGATCTTCAGACTCCTTGGCGACGACACCAGGCTCAGGATCCTCTTGGCCCTGAACTGCAGGGAACTCTGCGTCTGCGACCTTTCGGTCCTTCTCAACCTGAGTCAGTCGGCGGTCTCTCACCAACTGCGCCTCCTGCGCGGGGCGGACCTGGTGAAGTTCAGAAGAGAAGGAAAGGTCGTCTACTACTCCCTTGCCGACGACCATGTGATCGACCTGCTCAGCGTGGGGATCGAGCATGCCAGGGAGTGA
- a CDS encoding McrC family protein, which translates to MNATATLFEFQAYPYEVAGTDSVDGNILRLTEETLAALDAMNATRPILEIGRETIRPLNLVGVMKVGGITLEILPKLFKGEAYQRHRTVIAGNLLTMLACTERLSIREVDLAGLDLEQTDLFEVFIFLFAKRLARLLKSTQRREYTRQDEELRFVRGRIDIRAYTNPARLHIIPCTFHEYSVDNPLNRTLKYTCHLMARTSRRTETVRILRSITDLLDAVTLTPVTVAEVDTITFTRLNRAFEPFIRVCRIFLANATLTLQASDVETFSLLIPMERLFEEFVAAVIAEDPAFFFGQEMEVAAQQRNGHLVKRMGGGHAFALIPDIVARGPAGETMVIDTKYKILKEAETAYGVSQADMYQIFAYVVKLPAQAGMLLYPDTELKAPLDYVYDVSGRKVPLLVRSVRLSHPLATREGREAFREELAGVVQALYNTRTDRTGERHSGLVLDHRSANNEIPDLADL; encoded by the coding sequence ATGAACGCCACGGCGACGCTCTTTGAATTCCAGGCATACCCGTATGAGGTCGCAGGAACCGACTCTGTCGACGGGAACATCCTGCGCCTGACAGAAGAGACGCTGGCGGCCCTGGACGCCATGAACGCCACCCGACCCATCCTGGAGATCGGCCGGGAGACCATCAGGCCCCTGAACCTCGTCGGCGTCATGAAAGTTGGCGGGATCACCCTGGAGATCCTCCCCAAACTCTTCAAGGGCGAGGCATACCAGAGGCACCGGACCGTCATCGCCGGCAACCTCCTCACCATGCTCGCCTGCACGGAGAGACTCTCCATCAGGGAGGTGGACCTCGCCGGCCTCGACCTTGAGCAGACTGACCTCTTCGAGGTCTTTATTTTTCTCTTTGCGAAACGCCTCGCCCGCCTCCTCAAGAGCACGCAGAGACGGGAGTACACGCGGCAGGACGAGGAACTCCGTTTTGTCCGCGGACGGATCGACATCAGGGCCTACACAAACCCGGCCCGCCTCCACATCATCCCCTGCACCTTCCACGAATATTCGGTGGACAATCCTCTCAACCGGACGTTGAAGTACACCTGCCACCTGATGGCCCGGACCTCCCGCCGCACGGAGACCGTCAGGATCCTCAGGTCGATCACCGACCTCCTCGACGCCGTCACGCTCACCCCCGTCACCGTCGCCGAGGTGGACACCATCACCTTCACCCGCCTGAACAGGGCCTTCGAGCCCTTCATCAGAGTATGCAGGATCTTTCTTGCCAACGCCACCCTCACCCTCCAGGCATCCGACGTCGAGACCTTCTCCCTCCTGATCCCGATGGAGAGACTCTTCGAGGAGTTTGTCGCGGCGGTCATCGCGGAAGATCCCGCCTTCTTCTTCGGGCAGGAGATGGAGGTGGCGGCGCAGCAGAGGAACGGTCATCTGGTGAAGAGGATGGGCGGTGGCCATGCCTTCGCCCTCATCCCCGACATCGTCGCACGAGGACCGGCAGGGGAGACGATGGTCATCGACACGAAGTACAAAATTCTCAAAGAGGCCGAGACGGCCTACGGCGTCTCCCAGGCCGACATGTACCAGATCTTCGCCTATGTGGTCAAACTCCCGGCACAGGCCGGGATGCTTCTCTACCCCGACACCGAACTAAAGGCGCCCCTCGACTACGTGTACGATGTTTCAGGCCGGAAGGTTCCCCTCCTCGTCAGGTCGGTGCGCCTCTCCCATCCACTCGCGACGCGGGAAGGGCGGGAGGCGTTTCGGGAGGAGTTGGCCGGGGTGGTGCAGGCCCTCTACAATACCCGGACAGACCGGACCGGGGAACGTCATTCTGGCCTCGTCCTCGATCACAGATCCGCGAACAATGAGATCCCCGACCTTGCCGACCTCTGA
- a CDS encoding MoaD/ThiS family protein has translation MKVRVRAFARFREIFGSEQVIDLPEEAGLDVLLKKFAESREEGHAALFDGDGRLLSHVVLMHNRRRVEDAAVGGTALSDGDEVAVFPPVAGG, from the coding sequence ATGAAGGTACGAGTACGGGCTTTTGCACGGTTCAGGGAGATCTTCGGGTCCGAGCAGGTCATCGACCTCCCCGAAGAGGCCGGGCTTGACGTTCTTCTCAAGAAGTTTGCGGAGAGCCGCGAGGAGGGACATGCCGCCCTCTTCGACGGAGACGGTCGGCTCCTGAGCCATGTGGTGCTGATGCACAACCGGCGGCGGGTCGAAGATGCCGCGGTCGGCGGGACGGCTCTCTCTGACGGGGACGAGGTCGCCGTCTTCCCGCCGGTCGCCGGCGGATAA